One window of Leptospira yasudae genomic DNA carries:
- a CDS encoding CatB-related O-acetyltransferase yields MQDANSNSYGPDPSTPHPFPQFPRIGFLKNFIRSPLIEVGDYTYYDDPDGAEHFETKNVLYHYDFRGDKLVIGKFCAIATDVKFIMNGANHKMDAFSTYPFAIFGNGWEKTMPRPEEFPNKGNTIVGNDVWIGTNAVILPGIKIGNGAIIGAYSVVARDVPDYAIVGGNPARVIRERFPQDVQEKLLKLQWWDWPPEKITTSLEFLTNLDFQKLEEFA; encoded by the coding sequence ATGCAAGATGCAAATTCAAATTCGTACGGACCCGATCCGTCCACACCACATCCGTTTCCTCAATTTCCGAGAATCGGATTCTTAAAAAACTTCATTCGATCTCCTTTGATCGAAGTGGGAGATTATACCTATTACGACGATCCCGATGGGGCCGAACATTTTGAAACGAAGAATGTTCTGTATCATTACGACTTTCGAGGCGACAAACTCGTGATCGGAAAGTTTTGTGCGATCGCGACGGACGTGAAGTTCATCATGAACGGTGCGAATCACAAGATGGATGCGTTCTCTACCTATCCGTTTGCGATCTTCGGAAACGGATGGGAAAAGACCATGCCCCGACCGGAAGAATTTCCGAACAAAGGAAATACGATCGTCGGCAACGACGTTTGGATCGGAACCAACGCGGTGATTCTTCCCGGCATAAAAATCGGGAATGGAGCGATCATCGGTGCGTATTCGGTCGTAGCGCGAGACGTTCCGGATTATGCGATTGTCGGAGGAAACCCCGCTCGGGTGATTCGAGAACGATTTCCTCAAGACGTTCAAGAGAAACTCCTAAAGCTACAGTGGTGGGATTGGCCTCCCGAAAAGATCACAACTTCTTTGGAGTTCTTGACGAATCTCGATTTCCAAAAACTGGAAGAATTCGCTTAA
- a CDS encoding porin translates to MNQKRNLTKSEHFQKRKRTIPAAIFKRRISISIYFLGAVLCFASLDAQEKNSTVSIQTESRPDVKTQTKNPNSSQQSEPKPLNPASAQNSESIQGQTQIQSQPQEEIPKKEDEEPKTKNQGPKFGFFVDSYYAHNPYRPTSRDNKYLTQPARWDEININLAHIDGKIETDQYRGRLAFQFGNSVNANYKNEVSSEKNSNQVSVRNIQEAYAGIKLAKNLWLDAGIYFGNIGLESWISHSNWNYTRALALDYVPYYSSGFRLSYQYSEKLSFQLHLMNGWSNITETNRDKAIGTQIEYKFTDKFKIVHNTFVGNEAPDNQPRQTRYYNNLIFQYHFTKFFIVAASGDVGIQRVPDPGVNAYRQWYHGTFWITYRPIEVFRTSVRLERMYDPEQTIIQTGTRNGFLTSGATLTLDYIPNENAMVRLEGRYFRSYDAVFDRDKSNSKEEKFVVFAVTVKI, encoded by the coding sequence ATGAACCAAAAACGGAATCTTACAAAGTCAGAACACTTTCAAAAAAGAAAGCGGACGATTCCCGCAGCGATTTTTAAACGAAGAATTTCGATCTCGATCTATTTCTTAGGGGCTGTTCTTTGTTTCGCTTCGCTCGACGCTCAAGAAAAAAATTCCACTGTATCGATTCAAACGGAATCCCGGCCCGATGTGAAAACGCAAACCAAGAATCCCAATTCTTCCCAACAATCGGAACCCAAACCGCTGAACCCCGCCTCGGCGCAAAACTCGGAGTCCATTCAAGGACAAACTCAAATCCAATCACAGCCGCAGGAAGAAATTCCGAAAAAGGAAGACGAAGAACCGAAAACGAAAAATCAAGGACCGAAGTTCGGATTCTTTGTGGATTCGTATTACGCGCACAATCCGTATCGCCCGACTTCGAGAGACAACAAATATCTGACGCAGCCAGCGCGTTGGGACGAAATCAACATCAACTTAGCGCATATCGACGGAAAAATCGAAACCGATCAATATAGAGGAAGACTCGCGTTTCAATTCGGAAACTCCGTGAACGCAAACTACAAAAACGAAGTAAGCTCCGAAAAAAATTCCAATCAGGTTTCCGTTCGCAACATTCAAGAAGCGTATGCGGGGATCAAACTCGCAAAAAATCTCTGGTTGGACGCGGGAATTTATTTCGGGAATATCGGGCTCGAAAGCTGGATCTCGCATTCGAACTGGAATTATACCCGCGCCCTCGCTCTCGACTACGTTCCGTATTATTCAAGCGGCTTTCGTCTTTCGTATCAATATTCCGAAAAACTTTCCTTTCAACTCCATCTGATGAACGGATGGTCCAATATCACCGAAACCAACCGAGACAAAGCGATCGGAACGCAGATCGAATACAAATTCACGGATAAGTTCAAGATCGTCCACAACACCTTCGTGGGGAACGAAGCGCCGGACAATCAGCCCCGTCAGACAAGATATTATAACAACCTAATATTCCAATATCATTTTACGAAATTTTTCATCGTCGCCGCATCGGGGGACGTCGGGATTCAGCGCGTTCCCGATCCGGGAGTCAACGCATATCGGCAGTGGTATCACGGAACGTTTTGGATCACTTATAGACCGATCGAAGTCTTCCGAACCTCGGTACGCCTCGAAAGAATGTACGATCCCGAACAAACGATTATACAAACCGGAACCAGAAACGGTTTTTTGACCTCGGGAGCGACCTTGACCTTGGATTATATCCCGAACGAAAACGCGATGGTCCGTCTCGAAGGAAGATATTTCCGTTCGTATGACGCGGTGTTCGACCGGGACAAATCGAATTCCAAGGAGGAAAAATTCGTGGTCTTTGCGGTCACCGTAAAGATTTAA
- a CDS encoding SDR family NAD(P)-dependent oxidoreductase: MKYEVALITGASGGLGREFSKQLAEQGTNLILTDISASSLKTLQSELEKKYKIKVETVAADLFSEEGREKIVSYLARKKIKPDLLVNNAGLGYIGDFATEPESSFLTTIRVNIEGLVHLTRKILPLFLEQGKGRILNLASSASFQPVPYFTIYAASKVFVVYFTEGLSRELIGSGVTVHAVCPGPIRTPFFSKAFPAGFRTPEFIWLTPENVVRTALTGMDKNRTIIVVGLVNKIQKFLASLVPIGFAAWLGSLLFSVGKGRKN; this comes from the coding sequence ATGAAATACGAAGTCGCTTTAATTACGGGTGCCTCCGGCGGACTCGGAAGGGAGTTTTCAAAACAGCTCGCAGAACAGGGAACGAATCTGATTCTAACCGATATTTCCGCCAGTTCACTCAAAACGCTACAGAGTGAATTGGAGAAAAAATACAAGATCAAAGTGGAAACCGTAGCCGCTGATCTTTTCAGCGAGGAAGGAAGAGAAAAGATCGTTTCCTACCTTGCCCGCAAAAAAATAAAACCGGACCTTCTCGTAAATAACGCGGGACTCGGATATATCGGAGACTTTGCAACCGAACCGGAGTCGAGCTTTTTGACTACGATTCGAGTGAATATAGAAGGACTCGTTCATCTTACGCGGAAAATTCTTCCTTTGTTTTTGGAACAGGGTAAGGGAAGAATTCTGAACTTGGCCTCGAGCGCCTCGTTTCAACCCGTTCCGTATTTTACGATTTACGCCGCGTCCAAAGTGTTCGTCGTGTATTTCACGGAAGGGTTAAGTCGTGAACTTATCGGGAGCGGAGTCACGGTACATGCTGTTTGTCCGGGGCCAATTCGAACTCCTTTTTTTTCTAAAGCCTTTCCGGCTGGGTTTCGAACTCCGGAGTTTATATGGCTTACGCCCGAAAATGTCGTAAGAACCGCTCTTACGGGAATGGACAAGAATAGAACGATAATCGTTGTAGGCTTGGTCAATAAAATTCAAAAATTCTTAGCCTCGCTCGTGCCGATCGGATTTGCCGCCTGGCTGGGTTCTTTGTTGTTTTCCGTCGGAAAGGGCAGAAAGAATTAG
- a CDS encoding MerR family transcriptional regulator has translation MNQPLALSISKISELTNFSQHTLRYYEKMGILPKPERNHGKDRKYSQRDLNYLKYIKTLKELNMPLKDIKEFLKEGCLLEKISRGENLKPPLNKRIRILSSHLATLEQKKKDLEITIKLTKNKIKEFETRLYQEEQS, from the coding sequence TTGAACCAGCCGCTCGCCCTCAGTATCTCCAAAATTTCAGAGTTGACGAATTTCAGTCAGCATACTCTGCGCTATTACGAAAAAATGGGAATTCTTCCCAAGCCGGAAAGAAATCACGGAAAGGACCGGAAGTATTCTCAAAGGGATCTGAATTATCTAAAATATATTAAGACTCTTAAAGAACTCAACATGCCTCTGAAGGATATTAAGGAATTCCTAAAGGAAGGATGTCTTTTGGAAAAGATTTCCAGAGGTGAAAATCTGAAACCTCCTTTGAACAAAAGAATCCGAATTCTTTCCTCTCATCTCGCGACCCTGGAGCAAAAAAAGAAGGATCTAGAAATTACGATCAAACTCACAAAAAACAAAATCAAGGAATTCGAAACCCGTCTTTACCAGGAGGAACAGAGTTAA
- a CDS encoding DMT family transporter, translating to MKSFKPYLFLIFFALITGTTFEVAKQALHHFTPAQTGAVRFAIASVLLFAFVFFTDKKLLKVDREHLKSLLLLGVAGVFGFNSFFFLGMKSASPVNAAIVIALGPAITAFLSYFLLKTKITWIQCFGTLVSFAGVLLVISDGNSAALGNILEGKGIVYIFLATICWAFYSVGMKKYLKGVSTIQITTFTSFFGMIALVLFLLFSGESNLNWSVLPSNAWFAILYMAVFTTFFGYLFWNYGIQKVGPDKAAIFGNLVPVVAMLTTWFLGESLNYFDILGAILVIAGIFVVNSSAKKIQTSPEIKTSAAN from the coding sequence ATGAAATCATTCAAACCGTATCTTTTTCTGATATTTTTCGCGCTGATTACCGGTACGACTTTCGAAGTCGCCAAACAGGCGTTACATCACTTTACGCCCGCGCAGACCGGAGCCGTTCGTTTCGCGATCGCTTCCGTGTTGTTGTTCGCCTTCGTATTCTTTACGGATAAAAAACTTCTCAAAGTCGACAGAGAACATCTCAAAAGTCTGCTTCTTCTCGGAGTCGCGGGAGTTTTCGGATTCAACTCGTTTTTCTTTTTGGGAATGAAAAGCGCTTCTCCGGTAAACGCGGCGATCGTAATCGCACTCGGCCCCGCAATCACCGCGTTTCTTTCCTACTTTCTCCTGAAAACGAAGATCACTTGGATCCAATGTTTCGGAACGTTAGTCTCCTTTGCGGGAGTTCTTCTTGTCATCTCCGACGGCAACTCGGCCGCGCTCGGAAATATTCTGGAAGGAAAAGGAATCGTTTACATCTTTCTCGCGACGATCTGTTGGGCGTTTTATTCGGTAGGAATGAAAAAATATCTCAAAGGAGTTTCCACGATCCAGATTACCACTTTCACTTCTTTTTTCGGAATGATCGCCTTGGTCTTATTTCTTCTCTTTTCGGGAGAATCGAATTTAAACTGGTCCGTTCTTCCGAGCAACGCTTGGTTTGCGATTCTTTATATGGCCGTGTTCACTACGTTTTTCGGTTATCTCTTTTGGAATTACGGAATTCAAAAGGTGGGTCCCGATAAGGCGGCCATATTCGGAAACTTGGTCCCGGTTGTCGCAATGTTGACGACTTGGTTTTTGGGAGAATCTCTGAACTACTTCGATATTCTCGGAGCCATTCTCGTGATTGCCGGAATTTTCGTGGTCAACTCAAGCGCGAAAAAAATACAAACGAGCCCGGAGATAAAAACGTCCGCGGCGAATTAA
- the map gene encoding type I methionyl aminopeptidase, which produces MSIETEKDLIGLKKIGKIVGLVLKEMKSFAKSGMSTKELDEFGLKLLKQYGARSAPAITYNFPGATCISVNREIAHGVPSSKKILKEGDLINIDVSAELDGYFGDNGSSFILGQGHPVLNSLVDCSRTSLYKGLSAAKTGNKISDIGRAIHEEAKSYGFTVIKNLMGHGTGSSLHEAPKYIPCYEDKRYSQQLKSGMVLAIETFISTKSEIALETSDGWTLVTRDGSYVAQQEHTIVVTDDKPILLTASNGV; this is translated from the coding sequence ATGTCTATTGAAACGGAAAAAGATCTGATCGGACTCAAAAAAATCGGCAAAATCGTCGGACTCGTGCTGAAAGAAATGAAATCCTTCGCCAAGTCGGGAATGTCCACGAAAGAACTGGACGAATTCGGACTAAAACTTTTGAAACAATACGGCGCTCGATCCGCGCCCGCGATTACATACAACTTTCCCGGTGCGACTTGCATCAGCGTGAACCGCGAGATCGCGCACGGAGTTCCGTCCTCCAAAAAAATTCTGAAAGAGGGGGATCTCATCAACATCGACGTGTCGGCTGAGTTAGACGGTTATTTCGGAGACAACGGGAGTTCCTTTATTTTAGGACAAGGTCATCCCGTTTTGAATTCCTTGGTGGATTGTTCCAGAACCTCGCTTTACAAGGGTTTATCGGCCGCAAAGACCGGAAATAAAATCAGCGATATCGGAAGAGCGATTCACGAAGAAGCGAAGTCTTACGGATTCACTGTCATCAAAAATCTCATGGGACATGGAACCGGTTCGAGCCTGCATGAAGCCCCGAAATATATTCCTTGTTACGAAGACAAACGTTATTCTCAACAATTAAAATCGGGTATGGTCCTTGCGATCGAAACGTTCATCTCAACCAAATCCGAAATCGCTTTGGAGACTTCGGACGGTTGGACGCTGGTTACTCGCGACGGAAGCTACGTTGCACAGCAGGAACACACGATCGTCGTTACGGACGACAAGCCGATCCTTTTGACGGCAAGCAACGGAGTTTAA
- a CDS encoding acyl-CoA dehydrogenase family protein, with translation MIQNNYFSDTQDIQDHFEHILPWTEIILDYEGDFSDNSDGGPTNPSEAKEYYKTVLETVGDLAGNILSPHVAELDREGLKFKDGKVEFPPKMLELVAKVVEAGVQAYGFSRKYGGLGIPWSVKSFISEIFYRVDASLAIAIGCVNLAEIVERHASQAMKDEWIPRLAAGEFVCAMGLTEPDHGSDLPNLRTKATKDSNGNWVLNGTKRFITHGCGFGDTPAILLTLARSGEVGSGARGLSFFLVQSTDVQIAGIEHKLGLHCSPTCEVVFENSPGLLIGEEGYGLVKYTMGMLNGARMGIAQQSTGLATAAYYEALKYAKERIQFGRPLIEIPAVKKIIDRIERETIAMRCLTLEGSRVMDRYYWRAMRLEKQGASEKEAKNDTVVRYWEKIANVLTPISKFYCSESCLKVVSDALQIHGGSGYTEDYDIARIYRDARITTIYDGTSQIQINASIGGITSGMTHTFGEYLSELVNQSDSSLTHKLFHGFQELVGLYKDLPGREDKDTYAEEIVFTCSRLLAGMLLELSCRRIPEDRKQIRLKHAKDYHLDTLSVLEGNLAKLKEVSGVPA, from the coding sequence ATGATTCAGAACAATTACTTTTCGGACACGCAGGACATTCAGGATCATTTCGAACACATTCTCCCCTGGACCGAAATCATACTCGATTACGAAGGCGATTTTTCCGACAACTCCGACGGAGGTCCGACCAACCCGTCCGAAGCGAAAGAATATTATAAAACCGTGTTGGAGACGGTGGGCGATCTTGCCGGAAACATTCTTTCACCGCACGTGGCGGAACTCGATCGCGAAGGACTCAAATTCAAGGACGGTAAAGTCGAGTTTCCGCCGAAGATGCTCGAACTCGTCGCAAAGGTGGTCGAAGCCGGAGTGCAAGCCTACGGATTTTCCAGAAAATACGGCGGACTCGGAATTCCCTGGTCAGTGAAATCATTCATTTCAGAAATCTTTTATAGAGTGGACGCGTCACTCGCCATTGCCATCGGTTGCGTGAACCTCGCCGAAATCGTGGAACGTCACGCGAGTCAAGCCATGAAGGACGAATGGATTCCCCGTCTCGCCGCAGGAGAATTCGTCTGCGCGATGGGGTTGACCGAGCCCGATCACGGATCGGACTTACCGAACCTTCGAACCAAAGCGACCAAGGATTCGAACGGGAACTGGGTCTTAAACGGAACGAAACGATTCATCACGCACGGATGCGGATTCGGAGACACACCCGCGATTCTTTTAACTCTTGCGCGTTCGGGAGAAGTCGGTTCCGGTGCGAGAGGGCTTTCCTTCTTCTTAGTTCAAAGCACGGACGTTCAGATCGCCGGAATCGAACACAAACTCGGACTTCATTGTTCTCCGACTTGCGAAGTAGTATTCGAAAATTCTCCCGGACTTTTGATCGGGGAAGAAGGATACGGACTCGTAAAATACACGATGGGCATGTTGAACGGGGCAAGAATGGGAATCGCGCAGCAATCCACCGGACTCGCGACCGCGGCGTATTATGAAGCTCTAAAATACGCAAAGGAAAGAATTCAGTTCGGCCGACCGTTGATCGAAATTCCCGCTGTCAAAAAAATCATCGACCGAATCGAAAGGGAAACGATCGCGATGCGTTGTCTCACTCTGGAAGGTTCCCGCGTAATGGATCGTTATTACTGGAGAGCGATGCGTTTGGAAAAACAAGGAGCGAGCGAAAAAGAAGCGAAGAACGATACGGTGGTTCGCTACTGGGAGAAAATCGCGAACGTGCTCACTCCGATCAGCAAATTCTATTGTTCCGAATCCTGTTTGAAGGTCGTCAGCGATGCGCTTCAAATTCACGGAGGATCGGGTTATACCGAAGACTACGATATCGCGAGAATTTATCGCGATGCAAGAATCACCACGATCTACGACGGAACTTCTCAGATTCAGATCAACGCGAGCATCGGAGGAATCACTTCCGGTATGACTCATACCTTCGGAGAATATTTATCCGAACTCGTAAATCAGTCGGATTCATCCCTCACTCACAAATTGTTCCACGGGTTTCAGGAGCTGGTCGGGCTATACAAAGACCTTCCGGGAAGGGAGGACAAGGATACGTATGCGGAAGAAATCGTTTTTACTTGTTCGAGACTTTTAGCGGGGATGCTTCTCGAACTTTCCTGTAGAAGAATTCCCGAAGACCGCAAACAAATCCGTCTTAAACACGCGAAAGATTATCATCTTGATACACTTTCCGTGTTGGAAGGAAATCTTGCAAAACTCAAAGAGGTGAGCGGGGTTCCCGCGTAA
- the msrA gene encoding peptide-methionine (S)-S-oxide reductase MsrA has translation MEQATLGGGCFWCLEGVYQMVDGVETIVSGYSAGHTNNPDYRSVCSGTTGHAEVVQITFDPKVISYPEILEIFWICHDPTTLNRQGNDVGTQYRSIILYHSPEQKRQAEESIQKAGSHFSDPIVTQVEPLKEFFPAENYHQNYFRSNPGQPYCHYVVKPKIDKYLKTGFKVKKVNS, from the coding sequence ATGGAACAAGCAACATTAGGCGGCGGCTGTTTTTGGTGTCTCGAAGGAGTGTATCAAATGGTGGATGGAGTGGAAACCATCGTATCTGGTTACTCTGCGGGACATACGAACAACCCCGATTATCGTTCCGTATGTTCGGGAACGACCGGACACGCGGAAGTCGTTCAAATCACGTTCGATCCGAAGGTAATCTCTTATCCCGAAATTTTGGAGATCTTCTGGATCTGTCACGATCCTACTACGTTAAACCGACAAGGAAACGACGTGGGAACGCAGTATCGTTCCATCATTCTCTATCATTCTCCCGAACAAAAGCGACAAGCGGAAGAATCGATTCAAAAAGCGGGCTCGCATTTTTCGGATCCGATCGTAACGCAGGTGGAACCTCTGAAAGAATTTTTTCCCGCGGAGAATTATCATCAGAATTATTTTCGATCCAACCCGGGACAACCGTATTGCCACTACGTTGTTAAACCGAAGATCGATAAATATTTGAAGACCGGCTTTAAGGTCAAAAAGGTAAATTCCTAA